The following are from one region of the Entelurus aequoreus isolate RoL-2023_Sb linkage group LG17, RoL_Eaeq_v1.1, whole genome shotgun sequence genome:
- the LOC133631973 gene encoding maspardin: MEVIKDSPDYNWFRSTVPLKRIIVDDDDSKVWSLYDAGPKSIRCPVIFFPPVSGTAEVFFQQMLTLTGWGYRVISLQYPVYWGLMEFCDGFRKLLDHLQLDKVHVFGASLGGFLAQKFAEFTCKSPRVHSLILCNSFSDTAIFNQTWTANSFWLMPAFMLKKIVLGNFAKGPVDSKMASAIDFMVDRLESLNQSELASRLTLNCQNSYVEPHRIHDVAVTIIDVFDQSALSIEAKEEMYKLFPNARRAHLKTGGNFPYLCRSADVNLHIQVHLRQFHGTRYAAINPAMVIAEELEVQQCHRKTSDEEQ, from the exons ATGGAGGTGATCAAAGACTCTCCTGACTATAACTGGTTTAGAAGCACGGTGCCGCTGAAAAGA ATTATTGTTGACGATGACGACAGCAAAGTGTGGTCCTTGTATGATGCAGGACCAAAGAGCATCAGGTGCCCCGTCATCTTCTTCCCGCCCGTTAGTGGAACTGCAGAGGTGTTCTTCCAGCAGATGTTGACTCTGACAGGCTGGGGCTACAGAGTCATATCT CTGCAGTATCCTGTGTACTGGGGTCTCATGGAGTTCTGTGACGGCTTCAGAAAGCTCCTTGATCACCTGCAGTTGGATAAA GTTCACGTTTTCGGCGCGTCCTTGGGAGGTTTCCTGGCCCAGAAGTTTGCAGAGTTCACGTGCAAGTCACCCAGGGTGCACTCTTTGATACTGTGTAATTCTTTCAGCGATACCGCCATCTTTAACCAGACATGGACAGCAAACAG TTTTTGGTTGATGCCAGCATTCATGTTGAAGAAGATTGTTCTGGGAAACTTTGCCAAAGGACCCGTTGACTCAAAAATGGCCAGTGCAATTGATTTCATGGTGGATAGG CTGGAGAGCCTGAACCAGAGTGAGCTCGCATCACGGCTAACACTCAACTGTCAGAACTCTTACGTGGAGCCCCACAGAATACACGACGTGGCAGTGACCATTATAGAC GTTTTTGATCAGAGCGCACTCTCCATCGAAGCAAAGGAGGAGATGTACAAATTGTTTCCAAATGCCAGACGAGCTCACCTGAAAACTGGAGGGAACTTCCCTTACCTTTGCAGAAGTGCGGACGTCAACCTCCACATACAG GTCCACTTACGTCAGTTCCATGGGACACGCTACGCTGCCATCAACCCTGCCATGGTGATCGCTGAGGAGCTGGAGGTCCAGCAGTGCCACAGGAAAACCTCAGACGAGGAGCAATGA